TTATACCTTAGTTGTAATCATAATTTCCTTGTTTTTGGTTTTTACAACCTGTGGTGTTGCCCTCACAAACAATGTGACTTCTAAACAACTAGAATCTACCTTAAATACTTTATTAATAGTGTTAATTATATTGGTAACAATATTATTATTAGTCCAACTAATTTTAGTAATATTTGCTTCCATCAAAGCTTATAAAGGTCAGCATTACCGTTATCCCTTTACAATTAGATTTTTGAGAAATTGAGTATTATTATAGTGGGTCACGCCTATTTTCTGCGAACCTCTGCACTTCAGATGCAGGCGCACTCAAAACCACCCTCGGGAACTCCTGCACACACCAACTAACCTAAAATGAAGGTTGTTCTAGTGTATACAATTCGTGTTAGCTATTTTGCAGCTTCTGCCAAAAATTCTTCTATACCCAAAATATCCCAATCATTAATAATCTCTGCTTTCGTGTGAAACGAAAAGTGGCGCTTACCACCTTCTATGTCCCATACCTGCTGCAACACAGCATGAGGAAATGTACCGCTATTAAGTTGAGTAAGCATGGGCGGCCACTTTTGGCTGAGTTTGCTGGCTTCCCCAACAAAAAGTTTAAAATCACCAATATGCGCGATCGCGTAGATGTCAGAAGACATAATTAATAGTCATTTGTCATTTGTCAGTTGTCATTTGTCATTGGTTAATGGTTAGGAATCAGTGTAGACGCGTAGCGGCTTCGCAGGCTACAGTGAACAGTTAACACTGAGTAATAGAATTTGATAACACTCCCTACACTCCCCATCTCCCTTGTCCCCAATCCCCTCATCTATCTGAACTTTTACGAAATCATCCTAGTAATCCTAAACCATTCAAAAGAGGATAAATTTTTTCTAAATGAATAATTTCCAAAATAGACTGAGGAGAAATGCACCTCATTGCCCTTGACTGAACCATTTATCAACAATGGTATAGCCTACACCTGTAAGCATTGTCAAAAATAAAGGCAAAAACAAAGCGATCGCAATCTGGCGATGATACCGCCGAAACACACGATTCATAATAGATTAAAGACAAGTATTAATTTATAGAAGTCGTGCAATTAACATGCAATTAACATACTTAGACAGTAACAGCTGGCTGATCGAAATTGGAGAACAACGGATACTACTTGATCCTTGGCTAGTAGATACATTAACTTTCGGTAATCAAGATTGGTTTTTTAAAGGTTATCGAACTCAAGATCATCCCATCCCAGAAAACATAGACCTAATCTTGCTGTCTCAGGGGTTAGAAGATCATGCCCATCCCCCAACACTGAAGCAACTTGATCATAATATTCCAGTGGTAGCTTCTCCTAACGCTGCCAAGGTAGTACAGCAGCTAGGTTACACCCAAATTACAGTACTGACTCATGGGGAAACCTTTACTTTAAATACAAGTGTAGAAATTAAAGCATTTCCTGGTTCACCCATCGGCCCCACTTTGGTAGAAAATGGTTATCTCCTCAAAGAATTAGCAAGCAACTTGACTATTTACTACGAACCACACGGATATCATTCCCCGTCGCTGAAAGCATCAGCCCCCATTGATGTTGTTATTACTCCACTTGTTGATTTGACTTTGCCCATAGTTGGGCCATTTATCAGGGGTGGTAAAAACGCTTTAGAATTAGCCCAGTGGTTGCAACCTCAAGTTATGCTACCCACAGCAGCTGGAGGTGATGTAAAGTTTATAGGATTCCTAACAAAATTCTTGCAAACCAAGGGAAGTATTGAAGAATTTCGTTCTTTACTGGCAAAAAACAATCTTTCCACCCAGGTAATAGAACCCAAATCAGGCGATCGCATAGAGTTGCAGTTACAGAAAAAGGGTGTAGAGGTGTAAGTCACGGCATTATATTTAAATTTGGCGATCGCATCAGAAGCGGAAATTGCCAAGGGTACGGATTGGGTAAAGGGTATCACCACCAATCCTTATGCAAATAATTATGTATCTAGGTAAAAATTTTTTGTGATCAAAAGTGCGATCGCTGCATAAATATATCTGGATTTC
Above is a genomic segment from Fischerella sp. JS2 containing:
- a CDS encoding DUF4870 domain-containing protein gives rise to the protein MRENSNKQIRIWAMLCHLSALLWIPLIFLVFIGIPVYLPLLNILGPLVVWQWKKSQDPWIDFQGKESLNFQLSLTVYTLVVIIISLFLVFTTCGVALTNNVTSKQLESTLNTLLIVLIILVTILLLVQLILVIFASIKAYKGQHYRYPFTIRFLRN
- a CDS encoding MBL fold metallo-hydrolase, translating into MQLTYLDSNSWLIEIGEQRILLDPWLVDTLTFGNQDWFFKGYRTQDHPIPENIDLILLSQGLEDHAHPPTLKQLDHNIPVVASPNAAKVVQQLGYTQITVLTHGETFTLNTSVEIKAFPGSPIGPTLVENGYLLKELASNLTIYYEPHGYHSPSLKASAPIDVVITPLVDLTLPIVGPFIRGGKNALELAQWLQPQVMLPTAAGGDVKFIGFLTKFLQTKGSIEEFRSLLAKNNLSTQVIEPKSGDRIELQLQKKGVEV